From Actinopolymorpha cephalotaxi, one genomic window encodes:
- a CDS encoding YbaK/EbsC family protein yields MSPQSDHVAATLRHLGATGTVHVFDQEVPTAAAAAERLGCDVGAIANSLVFVAGEEPLLVLTSGAHRVDTRYLSRSLGLPKIRRADPEQVLAATGQRVGGVAPVGHPAPLRTIVDLWLEKYEEVWAGAGDHLSMFPTSYAELIRLTGGTSAQVAP; encoded by the coding sequence ATGAGCCCACAGTCCGACCACGTCGCGGCCACCCTCCGCCACCTCGGTGCCACCGGCACGGTGCACGTGTTCGACCAGGAGGTGCCCACCGCCGCCGCGGCTGCCGAGCGGCTCGGCTGCGACGTGGGAGCGATCGCCAACAGCCTGGTCTTCGTGGCCGGCGAGGAGCCCCTGCTCGTTCTCACCAGCGGTGCTCACCGGGTCGACACCAGGTACCTCTCCCGGTCGCTCGGCCTGCCGAAGATCCGCCGCGCCGACCCCGAGCAGGTCCTCGCCGCCACCGGCCAGCGGGTCGGCGGCGTCGCGCCGGTCGGCCACCCCGCTCCGCTGCGTACGATCGTCGACCTCTGGCTGGAGAAGTACGAAGAGGTCTGGGCCGGCGCCGGCGACCACCTCAGCATGTTCCCCACCAGCTACGCCGAACTCATCCGGCTCACCGGAGGAACGTCCGCCCAGGTCGCGCCCTGA
- a CDS encoding Lrp/AsnC family transcriptional regulator yields MEDLDRQIVRLLASNGRMSYTELGKLTGLSTSAVHQRVRRLEQRGIIKGYAAVVDYEALDLPLTAFISIKPIDPSQPDDSPDLLQDVPEIEDCHSVAGDENYVLKVRVTSPRALEELLARIRSKANVSTRSLIVLSTPYEHRPPAV; encoded by the coding sequence GTGGAGGACCTCGACCGTCAGATCGTCCGGCTGCTCGCGTCCAACGGCCGGATGTCGTACACCGAACTGGGCAAGCTCACCGGCCTGTCGACCTCGGCGGTGCACCAGCGCGTACGCCGGCTGGAGCAGCGCGGCATCATCAAGGGATACGCGGCGGTCGTCGACTACGAGGCGCTCGACCTGCCGCTGACCGCGTTCATCTCGATCAAGCCGATCGACCCCAGCCAGCCCGACGACTCACCCGACCTGCTCCAGGACGTGCCGGAGATCGAGGACTGTCACTCCGTCGCGGGGGACGAGAACTACGTGCTCAAGGTCCGGGTCACGAGTCCCCGCGCGCTGGAGGAGTTGCTGGCCCGGATCCGCTCCAAGGCCAACGTCTCCACCCGTTCGCTGATCGTGTTGTCCACTCCGTACGAACACCGTCCGCCGGCTGTCTGA
- the ligD gene encoding non-homologous end-joining DNA ligase: MTEHPGHPGLPELAGLPRVAPMLATPGAMPPAADQHRWAFEMKWDGVRAVAYVADGQVVLLGRSGRDFTGTYPEVGALADLLPGRRCVLDGEVVALDERGRPSFELLQARMHGPGSGRGRRRAAGGADGTGRAAKPPVVYLVFDLLALDGTSMVGSPYTDRREALDGLGLAGPYCQVPPAFVGAGDAALATSMEQGLEGVVAKRLSAPYEPGRRSASWVKVKNLRTQEVVIAGWRVGEGSRAGTFGALLCGVYDEGRLVYAGRVGTGFDQHKLADLTARLAPLEQRTQPFDQRLPTAESRGAHWVRPVLVGEVAFAEWTRDGRLRHPVWRGLRPDKEPGDVVRES; the protein is encoded by the coding sequence GTGACCGAGCACCCCGGGCATCCCGGACTCCCCGAACTCGCCGGGCTGCCGCGGGTCGCTCCCATGCTGGCGACCCCCGGCGCGATGCCGCCGGCCGCCGACCAGCACCGGTGGGCGTTCGAGATGAAGTGGGACGGCGTCCGGGCGGTCGCCTACGTCGCCGACGGGCAGGTGGTGCTGCTCGGCCGGTCCGGCCGCGACTTCACCGGCACCTATCCCGAGGTCGGCGCGCTCGCCGACCTGCTGCCGGGGCGGCGCTGCGTACTCGACGGCGAGGTGGTGGCGCTGGACGAGCGCGGCCGGCCGAGCTTCGAGCTGCTCCAGGCCCGCATGCACGGTCCGGGTTCCGGACGCGGTCGCCGCCGTGCCGCGGGCGGTGCCGACGGTACGGGCAGAGCCGCGAAGCCGCCGGTCGTCTACCTCGTCTTCGACCTGCTGGCCCTGGACGGCACCTCGATGGTGGGAAGCCCCTACACGGATCGCCGGGAGGCGCTGGACGGGCTCGGCCTGGCCGGTCCGTACTGCCAGGTCCCGCCCGCGTTCGTGGGTGCCGGGGACGCCGCGCTGGCGACCAGCATGGAGCAGGGCCTGGAGGGCGTGGTCGCGAAGCGGCTTTCCGCGCCGTACGAACCCGGCCGGCGCAGCGCATCCTGGGTGAAGGTCAAGAACCTCCGCACCCAGGAGGTGGTGATCGCCGGCTGGCGGGTCGGTGAGGGCTCGCGGGCCGGCACGTTCGGCGCCCTGCTGTGCGGGGTGTACGACGAGGGCCGGCTGGTCTACGCGGGGCGGGTCGGGACCGGCTTCGACCAGCACAAGCTCGCCGACCTGACCGCCCGGCTGGCGCCGCTGGAGCAGCGCACCCAGCCCTTCGACCAGCGGCTGCCCACGGCGGAGTCGCGCGGCGCCCACTGGGTCCGGCCGGTGCTGGTCGGTGAGGTGGCGTTCGCGGAGTGGACGCGGGACGGGCGCCTGCGCCATCCCGTCTGGCGTGGGCTGCGGCCGGACAAGGAGCCCGGCGACGTGGTCCGCGAGTCCTGA
- a CDS encoding LysR family transcriptional regulator, whose translation MQLQQLAYFVAVAELRHFTRAAERVHVAQPSLSQQIRALERELGAELFRRARGNIALTDAGEALLPLARRILADTDTARLEVQELVQLRRGRVRLGATPSLCTGLLPDVLRAYHLQYPGIHLIIEEAGSRDLVREVATGNLDLALLILPLQSHDPALATTELLREELVVVSPASEPPIWEGGRLRIEDLRDQPLVMFRQGYDLREFTLGACRAAGFEPTFAVEGGEMDAVLGFVEAGLGLAVVPRMVADRRDTVRVTRFADPGLHRTIGLGRRNDVEPPRAAQELRRILVDYLTRAADANDLPPGTRAIRAESGTARRRRQGPPSARSTAPPGFAD comes from the coding sequence GTGCAGTTGCAGCAACTCGCCTACTTCGTCGCGGTCGCCGAGCTCCGGCACTTCACCCGGGCCGCCGAGCGCGTGCACGTCGCCCAGCCGTCGCTGTCCCAGCAGATCCGTGCCCTGGAACGCGAACTCGGCGCCGAGCTCTTCCGCCGGGCCCGGGGCAACATCGCGTTGACAGACGCCGGCGAGGCCCTGCTCCCCCTTGCCCGGCGGATCCTCGCCGACACCGACACCGCCCGGCTGGAGGTTCAGGAACTCGTCCAGCTCCGCCGCGGCCGGGTCCGCCTGGGCGCCACGCCGAGCCTGTGCACCGGCCTGCTGCCGGACGTGCTGCGGGCGTACCACCTGCAGTACCCCGGCATCCACCTGATCATCGAGGAGGCAGGTTCGCGGGACCTCGTCCGCGAGGTGGCCACCGGCAACCTCGACCTCGCGCTGCTGATCCTTCCGCTGCAGAGCCATGACCCCGCGCTGGCGACCACCGAGCTTCTGCGGGAGGAGCTGGTGGTGGTCTCGCCGGCCTCGGAGCCTCCGATCTGGGAGGGCGGACGGCTGCGGATCGAGGATCTGCGCGACCAGCCCCTGGTGATGTTCCGGCAGGGGTACGACCTGCGCGAGTTCACCCTCGGCGCCTGCCGCGCCGCGGGGTTCGAGCCGACGTTCGCCGTCGAGGGCGGGGAGATGGACGCCGTGCTCGGCTTCGTGGAGGCCGGCCTCGGCCTGGCCGTGGTGCCACGCATGGTGGCCGACCGGCGCGACACCGTACGCGTGACCCGGTTCGCCGATCCCGGGCTGCACCGCACCATCGGGCTCGGCCGCCGCAACGACGTCGAACCGCCGCGCGCCGCCCAGGAGCTGCGACGGATCCTGGTCGACTACCTGACCCGGGCCGCCGACGCGAACGACCTCCCGCCGGGCACCCGCGCGATCCGGGCCGAGAGCGGGACCGCGCGCCGCCGGCGTCAGGGCCCGCCCTCGGCCAGGTCCACCGCCCCACCCGGGTTCGCGGACTAG
- a CDS encoding LLM class F420-dependent oxidoreductase, translated as MRISLSIANFTWPDGPDRIGHHVGRLARIADQAGFHTLWVMDHLFQIGMNGPAELDMLEGYTTLAYAAGQTERIRLGTLVTAAPYRHPGVLVKTVTTLDVLSGGRAWLGIGAAWNGREAEGLGIPFPPTRERFDRLEEVLRIALQMWRGDRTPYDGDHYHLADPLNSPNALTQPHPPILVGGMGERRTLRYVAKYADACNLFDIPDGEAVRKHKLAVLREHCEAEGRDYDEIEKTIAMSVAISRDGRDGTDSPARVLDRLAELAASGIDHAIVAPPGPWDEESLRLLGELVPDIEAIVPAGR; from the coding sequence ATGCGTATCAGCCTGTCCATCGCCAACTTCACCTGGCCCGACGGCCCGGACCGGATCGGCCACCACGTCGGCCGGCTCGCCCGGATCGCCGACCAGGCCGGCTTCCACACCCTCTGGGTGATGGACCACCTGTTTCAGATCGGCATGAACGGCCCCGCAGAGCTGGACATGCTCGAGGGCTACACCACGCTCGCGTATGCCGCGGGCCAGACCGAACGCATCCGGCTCGGCACCCTGGTCACCGCCGCGCCCTACCGGCATCCGGGTGTCCTGGTGAAGACCGTGACCACGCTCGACGTCCTGTCGGGCGGCCGGGCCTGGCTGGGGATCGGCGCCGCGTGGAACGGCCGCGAGGCCGAGGGGCTGGGCATCCCGTTCCCGCCGACGAGGGAACGCTTCGACCGGCTGGAGGAGGTGCTCCGGATCGCGTTGCAGATGTGGCGGGGCGACCGGACGCCGTACGACGGGGACCACTACCACCTCGCCGACCCGCTGAACTCGCCCAACGCCCTGACCCAGCCGCATCCGCCGATCCTCGTCGGAGGGATGGGGGAGCGGCGCACGCTGCGGTACGTCGCGAAGTACGCGGACGCCTGCAACCTCTTCGACATCCCGGACGGCGAGGCGGTGCGCAAGCACAAGCTCGCCGTCCTGCGGGAGCACTGCGAGGCCGAGGGGCGCGACTACGACGAGATCGAGAAGACGATCGCCATGTCGGTGGCGATCTCCCGGGACGGGCGGGACGGCACCGACTCGCCGGCCCGGGTGCTCGATCGGCTGGCCGAACTCGCGGCATCCGGGATCGACCACGCGATCGTCGCGCCGCCCGGCCCATGGGACGAGGAGTCGCTTCGGCTGCTGGGCGAACTCGTGCCGGACATCGAGGCGATCGTGCCCGCGGGCCGTTGA
- a CDS encoding winged helix DNA-binding domain-containing protein, producing the protein MRNISVEERRARLGRRHRLAAGAQAAGPVEAAEAVVALHATDPATVFLSVAARTGPAGAAVEDVEKALYADRSLLRMLAMRRTMFVVPTATAPVLQASCTLAVAAQQRRRYTQLIEAAGLGDGAWLKDVEESTARALAARGEATGAELAADEPRLRSRVTRAEGKSYGGDQNITTWVLLLLAADGRIVRGRPRGSWTSTQWRWAPVESWLPSGMPEQPVEAARAELVRRWLAAFGPGTVTDLRWWTGWTARDVKAALTRVRPVEVDLDGQTGLVLPGDDEPTPVLDPWVSFLPALDPTAMGWSERSWYLGAHRSALFDRSGNIGPTVWADGRVVGGWAQRRDGEVTYRLLEDVGAEAARAIEDHAARLDTWLGPARVVPRFRTPLEKELAG; encoded by the coding sequence GTGCGAAACATCAGCGTCGAGGAACGCCGCGCCCGGCTGGGCCGCCGCCACCGGCTGGCGGCTGGTGCGCAGGCAGCCGGCCCGGTCGAGGCGGCCGAGGCCGTGGTCGCCCTGCACGCCACCGACCCGGCCACCGTCTTTCTGTCCGTCGCGGCCCGGACCGGCCCTGCCGGCGCCGCCGTCGAGGACGTCGAGAAGGCGCTGTACGCCGACCGCTCGCTGCTGCGGATGCTCGCAATGCGGCGGACGATGTTCGTGGTCCCGACCGCTACAGCGCCCGTGCTGCAGGCGTCCTGCACGCTCGCCGTCGCCGCGCAGCAGCGGCGCAGGTACACCCAGCTGATCGAGGCCGCCGGCCTCGGTGACGGCGCCTGGCTGAAGGACGTCGAGGAGTCCACGGCGCGGGCGCTGGCCGCCCGGGGTGAGGCCACCGGGGCCGAGCTCGCCGCCGACGAGCCGCGGCTGCGTTCACGGGTGACGAGGGCCGAGGGCAAGTCGTACGGCGGTGACCAGAACATCACCACCTGGGTGCTGCTTCTGCTCGCCGCCGACGGACGAATCGTCCGGGGCCGCCCGCGTGGTTCGTGGACGAGCACCCAGTGGCGGTGGGCGCCGGTCGAGTCGTGGTTGCCGAGCGGCATGCCCGAGCAGCCGGTCGAGGCGGCGCGGGCCGAGTTGGTGCGGCGCTGGCTGGCCGCGTTCGGCCCGGGCACGGTGACCGACCTGCGCTGGTGGACCGGCTGGACCGCCCGCGACGTCAAGGCCGCCCTGACGCGGGTGCGGCCGGTGGAGGTCGACCTGGACGGGCAGACCGGACTGGTCCTGCCCGGCGACGACGAGCCCACCCCGGTGCTGGATCCGTGGGTCTCGTTCCTTCCCGCCCTGGACCCCACCGCCATGGGCTGGTCCGAACGCTCCTGGTACCTCGGCGCACACCGGTCCGCGCTCTTCGACCGGTCCGGCAACATCGGCCCCACGGTGTGGGCCGACGGCCGCGTCGTCGGCGGCTGGGCCCAGCGTCGCGACGGTGAGGTGACCTACCGCCTGCTGGAGGACGTCGGCGCCGAGGCCGCCCGGGCGATCGAGGACCACGCCGCGCGGCTGGACACCTGGCTGGGCCCGGCCCGCGTGGTGCCGAGGTTCCGTACGCCGCTGGAGAAGGAGCTCGCCGGCTGA
- a CDS encoding M24 family metallopeptidase, translating into MTTSVPPADLRLRLDRARATAAAAGVDALLVSPGPDLRYLTGYDAKPLERLTCLLLPAQGARAEPVLVVPGLERAAAQASGVTELGLEIVPWQETEDPYGLVAKLLPGVGSVALDNHMWAEKVLAFRASLPGVEQKLAGEVLRELRMRKTPAEVAELRAAGAAIDRVHARVGDWLRPGRTEAEVGRDIHDAILAEGHVQVDFVIVGSGPNGASPHHEVSDRVIQAGEPVVVDIGGTTAAGYCSDETRTYAVGGRPSEEFRRYYDVLQRAQEAACAHVRPGVTAESVDAVARTIITEAGYGEEFIHRTGHGIGMESHEEPYIVAGNTLPLEPGMAFSVEPGIYFEGRHGARIEDIVVVTETGVEAVNLRPRDLVVLDG; encoded by the coding sequence GTGACGACCTCCGTGCCTCCCGCCGACCTGCGTCTCCGCCTCGACCGTGCCCGCGCGACCGCGGCCGCCGCGGGTGTCGACGCCCTGCTGGTCTCGCCGGGTCCCGACCTGCGTTATCTCACCGGCTACGATGCCAAGCCGCTGGAGCGGCTCACCTGCCTGCTGCTGCCCGCGCAGGGCGCACGGGCCGAGCCGGTCCTGGTGGTGCCGGGCCTGGAGCGCGCCGCGGCCCAGGCGTCCGGGGTCACGGAGCTGGGCCTGGAGATCGTTCCCTGGCAGGAGACCGAGGACCCCTACGGACTGGTGGCCAAGCTGCTGCCCGGCGTCGGGTCGGTGGCGCTGGACAACCACATGTGGGCGGAGAAGGTGCTCGCGTTCCGGGCGTCGCTGCCCGGTGTGGAGCAGAAGCTCGCGGGGGAGGTCCTGCGCGAGCTGCGGATGCGCAAGACCCCGGCCGAGGTGGCCGAGCTGCGCGCCGCGGGCGCGGCGATCGACCGGGTGCACGCCCGGGTCGGTGACTGGCTGCGCCCCGGCCGCACCGAGGCCGAGGTGGGCCGCGACATCCACGACGCGATCCTCGCCGAGGGGCACGTCCAGGTCGACTTCGTGATCGTGGGCTCGGGCCCCAACGGCGCCTCGCCGCACCACGAGGTCTCCGACCGGGTGATCCAGGCCGGTGAGCCGGTGGTCGTCGACATCGGGGGGACCACTGCGGCCGGCTACTGCTCCGACGAGACCCGCACCTACGCCGTCGGCGGCCGGCCCTCGGAGGAGTTCCGGCGCTACTACGACGTCCTCCAGCGTGCACAGGAGGCCGCCTGCGCACACGTGCGCCCGGGCGTCACCGCGGAGTCGGTGGACGCCGTCGCGCGCACGATCATCACCGAGGCGGGCTACGGCGAGGAGTTCATCCACCGCACCGGCCACGGCATCGGCATGGAAAGCCACGAGGAGCCCTACATCGTGGCCGGCAACACGCTGCCGCTGGAGCCGGGCATGGCCTTCTCCGTCGAGCCCGGTATCTACTTCGAGGGCCGGCACGGCGCCCGGATCGAGGACATCGTGGTGGTCACCGAAACCGGCGTGGAAGCGGTCAACCTGCGTCCTCGCGACCTGGTGGTCCTCGATGGCTGA
- a CDS encoding glycoside hydrolase family 172 protein gives MRKHELTPPEEPVSDFNGLGMHLGNLSRLSSAQTRSISAENPDGSRSGGARATEGEGAARELGQGWKVRPCIEIPGESVVTLADVDGPGAIQHVWITVTPTAWRRLVVRCYWDGEENPSVEVPLGDFFCHGWGEFAQINSVPVAVNPTGGFNSYWEMPFRGHARITVENLDPEPVRGFFYQITYALTEVEPDRAYFHAQWRRSDPLPHGEVHTLLSGVRGQGHYVGTYLAWESHHDGWWGEGELKFYLDGDEEFPTICGTGTEDYFGGAWAFEHPKGAYGAFSTPYLGMPQVLVPDGFMRTQQRFGLYRWHVQDPIRFTGDLRVTVQALGFKSSLSGQARFRPLEDDIASTAFWYQTEPHAAFPALPDRDLLEP, from the coding sequence GTGCGCAAGCACGAGTTGACGCCACCGGAGGAACCTGTGTCCGACTTCAACGGCCTCGGCATGCACCTGGGCAACCTGAGCCGGCTCTCGTCCGCACAGACCAGGTCGATCAGCGCGGAGAACCCCGATGGGTCACGCTCCGGCGGTGCGCGGGCCACCGAGGGGGAAGGTGCCGCCCGCGAACTCGGCCAGGGCTGGAAGGTCCGTCCCTGCATCGAGATCCCCGGCGAGTCGGTGGTGACGCTCGCCGACGTCGACGGTCCGGGCGCGATCCAGCACGTGTGGATCACGGTCACACCGACGGCATGGCGCCGGCTCGTCGTGCGGTGTTACTGGGACGGTGAGGAGAACCCCTCGGTCGAGGTGCCGCTCGGCGACTTCTTCTGCCACGGCTGGGGAGAGTTCGCGCAGATCAACTCGGTCCCGGTGGCGGTCAACCCCACCGGCGGCTTCAACTCCTACTGGGAGATGCCGTTTCGCGGGCACGCCCGGATCACCGTGGAGAACCTCGACCCCGAACCCGTCCGCGGCTTCTTCTACCAGATCACCTACGCACTCACCGAGGTCGAGCCGGACCGTGCGTACTTCCACGCCCAGTGGCGGCGCAGCGACCCGCTTCCGCACGGCGAGGTGCACACGCTGCTGTCCGGCGTACGTGGGCAGGGGCACTACGTGGGGACCTACCTCGCCTGGGAGTCCCATCACGACGGCTGGTGGGGCGAGGGCGAGCTGAAGTTCTACCTGGACGGGGACGAGGAGTTCCCCACCATCTGCGGCACGGGCACCGAGGACTACTTCGGCGGGGCGTGGGCGTTCGAGCATCCCAAGGGTGCGTACGGCGCGTTCAGTACGCCCTACCTCGGCATGCCGCAGGTGCTCGTCCCCGACGGGTTCATGCGTACGCAGCAGAGGTTCGGGTTGTACCGCTGGCACGTCCAGGACCCGATCCGCTTCACCGGCGACCTGCGGGTGACCGTCCAGGCGCTCGGCTTCAAGTCGTCGCTGAGCGGTCAGGCACGCTTCCGGCCGCTGGAGGACGACATCGCGTCCACGGCGTTCTGGTACCAGACCGAGCCGCACGCCGCCTTCCCCGCACTGCCGGACCGGGACCTGCTGGAGCCCTGA
- a CDS encoding methyltransferase domain-containing protein gives MVVLAAPGLAPLVQRELAGLPGVEVTDVGNDGRADVVLCTVDAGREAALLRLRTADDVFVELGRTFRSEGDKPPWIVRRVLRPGRLEAATGLWRSTHPGTGSRGRGGRRLTYRVVARVLQERTWKRTELRRALDAGVSDAEPGWKADDPAQIEVWALEYTKGRFVAGLRLTTVRMRQHGGRESERPGALRPPLAAAMVALAGDPPGRSAKPARSGTSGKSDRSGLSGTLLDPCCGSGTILAEAKAVGWEVEGRDIDASAVSASRRNADTPHVRDGDVRDLDLPDASVDAVVSNLPFGRQYAVQGDPAVWIADVMAELARVTRPGGRVVLLVPELPKQAVPATLRLRDRHEVRLLGTTSTIWAYDRR, from the coding sequence ATGGTCGTGCTCGCCGCCCCGGGACTCGCCCCGCTGGTCCAGCGTGAGCTGGCCGGCCTGCCCGGCGTGGAGGTCACCGACGTCGGCAACGACGGTCGCGCGGACGTCGTTCTGTGCACCGTCGACGCCGGACGCGAGGCCGCCCTGCTGCGGCTGCGTACGGCCGACGACGTGTTCGTCGAGCTCGGCCGGACCTTCCGTTCCGAAGGGGACAAGCCGCCCTGGATCGTGCGCCGGGTCCTGCGCCCGGGCCGGCTGGAGGCCGCCACCGGGCTGTGGCGGTCGACGCACCCCGGCACCGGCAGCCGGGGCCGGGGTGGGCGGCGGCTGACGTACCGCGTCGTCGCCAGGGTGCTGCAGGAGCGCACCTGGAAGCGGACCGAGCTGCGCCGGGCGCTGGATGCCGGGGTGAGTGACGCCGAGCCGGGCTGGAAGGCCGACGACCCCGCCCAGATCGAGGTGTGGGCGCTGGAGTACACCAAGGGCCGGTTCGTCGCCGGCCTGCGGCTGACCACGGTACGCATGCGTCAGCACGGTGGCCGGGAGTCCGAACGTCCGGGTGCGCTGCGTCCGCCTCTCGCGGCGGCGATGGTGGCGCTGGCCGGCGACCCGCCGGGCCGGTCCGCCAAGCCCGCCAGGTCCGGAACGTCGGGGAAGTCCGACAGGTCGGGCCTGTCCGGCACGCTGCTGGACCCGTGCTGCGGCTCGGGCACGATACTCGCCGAGGCCAAGGCGGTGGGCTGGGAGGTCGAGGGCCGCGACATCGACGCCAGCGCGGTCTCCGCCAGCCGGCGTAATGCCGACACCCCGCACGTGCGCGACGGCGACGTCCGCGACCTCGACCTGCCGGACGCGTCCGTGGACGCCGTCGTGTCCAACCTGCCGTTCGGGCGTCAGTACGCCGTCCAGGGCGACCCGGCGGTGTGGATCGCCGACGTGATGGCCGAGCTGGCCCGGGTGACCCGCCCCGGCGGACGGGTCGTCCTGCTGGTGCCGGAGCTGCCGAAGCAGGCCGTCCCGGCCACGCTCCGGTTGCGGGACCGGCACGAGGTCCGGCTGCTCGGCACGACCAGCACCATCTGGGCGTACGACCGGCGATGA
- a CDS encoding PadR family transcriptional regulator — translation MVRPQSADLTGLTVLALLMQGPRHPYELHRLIVDTHKDYITGLPRSLYHAVDRLMNDELIVPVETSREGRRPERTVYQITADGRAELAARLRGLLERTDSAPPTFTAAVSLLGCLPVEEAVRSLGTRVTGLEGRIATLDGVMETLRTGGLPRLLLLELEYARATTAAELQWVRGLLADIRVGDLTWTSPLTGADLRLRPGSGAATDEEEQPEE, via the coding sequence ATGGTCCGCCCACAGTCCGCCGACCTGACAGGCCTCACCGTGCTCGCGCTGCTCATGCAGGGTCCGCGGCATCCTTACGAACTGCACCGGCTGATCGTCGACACCCACAAGGACTACATCACCGGCCTTCCCCGCAGCCTCTACCACGCCGTCGACCGGCTGATGAACGACGAACTGATCGTCCCGGTGGAGACCAGCCGGGAGGGCCGGCGACCCGAACGGACCGTCTACCAGATCACCGCCGACGGCCGGGCCGAACTCGCCGCCCGGCTGCGCGGTCTGCTGGAGCGGACGGACAGTGCCCCGCCGACGTTCACCGCGGCCGTGTCGCTGCTCGGCTGCCTGCCGGTCGAGGAGGCCGTACGCAGCCTCGGCACCCGGGTGACCGGCCTGGAAGGCAGAATCGCCACCCTCGACGGGGTGATGGAGACCCTGCGCACCGGCGGGCTGCCGCGGCTGCTGCTGCTGGAGCTGGAGTACGCCCGTGCGACCACGGCCGCCGAACTGCAGTGGGTACGCGGCCTGCTCGCCGACATCAGGGTCGGCGACCTGACCTGGACGTCACCGCTGACCGGCGCCGACCTCAGACTGCGGCCAGGGTCGGGCGCGGCCACCGACGAGGAGGAGCAACCCGAGGAGTAG
- a CDS encoding 5'-3' exonuclease has protein sequence MPSTAGEKTLLLDTASLYFRAFFGVPDSMRAPDGTPVNAVRGLLDFIARLVTDHRPTHLVACWDDDWRPQWRVDLLPSYKGHRVAEEVPGGPDVEEAPDALETQVPVIRAALAALGIAVVGAPGCEADDVIGTLTARSPRPVDVVTGDRDLFQLVDDSRAVRILYTARGVGRLDTVDEAWVAKKYSIPGRAYADFAVLRGDPSDGLPGVPGVGDKTAAGLISKYTDLDGVLAAVEDEGSGLAPGLRLKLRQAGDYLTAARAVVAVLPDAELPEVDATLPGAPADPDGWAELVRQWGLGGSAERVVAALAQQAG, from the coding sequence ATGCCGAGCACCGCCGGCGAGAAGACGCTGCTTCTCGACACCGCATCCTTGTACTTCCGCGCCTTCTTCGGTGTGCCCGACTCCATGCGTGCTCCCGACGGCACGCCGGTCAACGCCGTCCGCGGACTGCTGGACTTCATCGCCCGCCTGGTGACCGACCACCGGCCGACCCATCTGGTCGCCTGCTGGGACGACGACTGGCGACCTCAGTGGCGGGTCGACCTGCTGCCGAGCTACAAGGGCCACCGGGTGGCCGAAGAGGTGCCGGGCGGGCCGGACGTCGAGGAGGCCCCGGACGCGCTGGAAACCCAGGTGCCGGTGATCCGTGCCGCCCTGGCCGCCCTGGGCATCGCGGTGGTCGGCGCACCCGGCTGCGAGGCCGACGACGTCATCGGAACGCTCACCGCGCGCTCTCCCCGTCCGGTCGACGTGGTGACCGGTGACCGCGACCTGTTCCAGCTGGTCGACGACTCCCGTGCCGTCCGCATCCTCTACACCGCCCGCGGCGTGGGGCGGCTGGACACCGTCGACGAGGCCTGGGTGGCGAAGAAATACTCCATTCCCGGCCGGGCCTACGCCGACTTCGCCGTGCTGCGGGGTGACCCGTCCGACGGGCTGCCGGGCGTGCCGGGCGTCGGCGACAAGACCGCGGCCGGACTGATCTCCAAGTACACCGACCTGGACGGCGTGCTCGCCGCGGTCGAGGACGAGGGCAGCGGTCTGGCGCCCGGCCTGCGGCTCAAGCTGCGGCAGGCCGGTGACTACCTCACCGCCGCGCGCGCCGTGGTGGCCGTGCTGCCCGACGCCGAGCTGCCCGAGGTCGACGCCACCCTCCCCGGCGCACCGGCCGATCCGGACGGCTGGGCGGAGCTCGTACGCCAGTGGGGGCTCGGCGGTTCGGCCGAGCGGGTGGTGGCCGCACTCGCCCAGCAGGCCGGCTGA